The nucleotide window TGTGAGGAGATGCTGagatgtgaggacacacacacacacacacacacacacacacacacacacacacacacacttgcatcccCCATCTGTTGTATACAAATTTCAGTGGCTTAGTGTGTACTCATgattatttctccctctccttcccgctctctctttttcatctaATTTCCAGTCCAAACATACTTTATTAGCTTTACTGTGGCGCAATACAGTTGCTCAAGCAGTTGGAGATGAACAAGAAATGAGGCCCTAACAAAGTGCTTTTGTAAACAAGTCATTTGCAAATAATTGTCAGAGTAATTATAAAAGTGTAGACGGTAGTGGAAATCAATATGAGCAAGATAACCTTATTGTTTTCTTTCaatcttctttccctctctccttctccatttctgtctctcactttctcctctccctgcatctcatttctctcttcgtgctcatccctctgtctctctctctctttgtcttcatccctctctctcaggtgtccaAAGGAGGTGTACCCGCACGTGCCCACGATTATCAGCATCTGTCTCAAATACCTGACCTATGACCCCAACTATAACTACGACGACGAGGATGAAGACGAGAACGCCATGGACGCAGATGGAGCCGATGAAGATTACCAAGGTATGGCGTCATCACTCTGTAAAGACATTTCACGGGGGGAGAAAGCAGGGCTGGGCATTGTGCATGTTCAAATGGAACGGAAGGAATGACCAGTGGTGAAATTGGTTGAAATGTTGGCGCTGTTCTGAGTTTGCCATTGAAAAATGCGTGGTACCTTTGTCTTCTTAGTCATCGGTTTCCATGAGGCAGTTGTGTTCCCATAACCCTCATCTTATTGCCCTTAACGCCGTTATTAAAGTTTAAGGAAGAAGAATATCCGGGACAAAACATGATTATCTTGATCAATATAAGCTGGGACACTTTAACAAGTGCTAAAAAAACAGGACTGTCCTGGGATAAACAGGACCTCTGTGCACCCTACtctaaagagaaagagacacattaCAGATGCAGTCACTGGAAACTAAAACTGAAATTGTGAAAGGCCAATGTGTTGTATACAAAATACCTAGAGACACATAATATAGTTGCTAATAAGTTGAACAAGACTTGTTGTATTTTTGCTTTCATATTTATAAAGGGTTCTAATGAAAAGCCTCCTAAAACTCTGTTGGGATCGTGCTTTGAGGTTTGCCCAAACGAGTCtctgcacacaaactcaacactgGCAATCCCACAGTTCATTGTGAACTGCTCTGGTCCAGCCTATGGTGATTGGTCTCACTGGCCTGGTCTCAGAGTCAGATTCGGCCAGATAACTACCTGCCTGACCTTGTTTGTTCCCAAGTTCAGTGTTCTCTCTATTTCACCAGGACAATAACCTGacatttaatctctctctctctctctctctctctctctctctctcttctctctctctctctctcctttttgctctctgcccctctcatcttctctgtctctcatcctcttgccctctctctcttcgtctgtctgtctgatcgaTTTCCCTGTAGCGGCGCTGTCACAAGAGTCTGCTAATTGCTACAGTGGAGCTGTGGGGCGGGCTGAGTTGTTCTTAAGCCACGCTGGCCTCTCGTGTACCTGTCCTGGTGTCAGGGGCCTTCGCGTCTATTTCACTGCGTGGGTCTGGGTGGCTCTCCTAATGGACTTTCCACACTCAGagcccttctctttctctctctctctctctctctctctctctctctctctctctctctctctctctctcgcccgtcATTTCCACTCCACAGAGCAGAGGGCTGTAGTGACTGACATGCCTGGGGCTGTTGCTTTTAAGACAGTGCCAGTTCATTAGAGACTGAAGTGCTGGTGCAGTGCTACttaacacacacggacacatggacagacacacacacacacacacacacacacacacacacacacacacacacacatacaaactcaatCTCAATCCTAGACACCATCCGTCCATTCATTCTTTATGGTCTGCAGAACACTCGGTTCTCTTCCTGTTGTGGTTGTCACGGCGACAGTTGTTGCACGATTTCATTCAGCTGAAAATCTATGGCAAATGTGAGGACTGACAGCCCTTCGGTCCAAAAAGCGTGCTGTGTGTGATTCACCGCGCTCCGCACGTGGCGTCTTCTGGGTAGGGCGCCACGCAGGCGGGCACTCTGTGCTTCAAGTACCCTGGGATCTGTGGCACAGCTTGGCAGCCTCCTCCTTTTTTTCATCTAGAAATCTCACCCAATCTTAAAGTGGCAGTTTTCTTCAATAATTCATCCTCTCAGCACGCCACTGTGTAAACAggttgtagtgagtgtgtgtgtgtttttatttatttgtgtgtgtgtgtgtctctctctctgtctgggtgtgtgtgtgtgtgtgtctgtctgggggtgtgtgtttgtgtgtctgtctgggggtgtgtgtttgtgtgtgtgtgtgtgtgtctctctctctgtctgggtgtgtgtgtgtgtgtgtctttctctgtctgtgtgtgtgtgtgtgtgtgtgtgtgtgtgtgtgtgtgtgtgtctgtcagggggtgggtgtgtctctctgtctgtgtgtgtgtgtgtgtttgtctgtgtgtgtgtgtgtgtgtgtgtgtgtgtgtgtgtgtctgggggtgtgtgtgtgtgtgtgtgtgtgtctgtctctctctctctctgtctgatgtgtcgaccaggggtgtgtgtgtttgtttgaagtgtCTGACACAGTCTCCCAGCACTCAAGTTTTACTCAAACATGatgttgctctgtgtgtgtgtgtgtgtgtgtgtgtgtgtgtgtgtgtgtgtgtgtgtgtgtgtgtgtgtgtgtgtgtgtgtgtgtgtgtgtgtgtgtgtgtgtgtgtgtgtgtgcatgcgcagcTGTGTGGCAAGTAACATTTCCCAATAGCCGCTCACTTCTCCATAACTGTCAGACTGAGGCGGCACACCAGGGTTATTTCAcgtctgtgtctgactgtgtgtgtgtgtgtatgtagtagtgtgtgtgtgcgcgtgcatgtgcgtATGCGCGAATGTCTCCCTCAAGGATTTCAGATTGGAAAAGACACCCCCTCTAATGAATTTGGACCCCGTCTCTGCTGCTGTTAGCGCATTAGCCTCTTAAGCTAATGATACGATACACACCCAGACAACGAGCTGATTTGAGGTCTGAAGGCACCCATAACGTCAACAACAACAGCCATAGCAGATTGTAATCATCCAAGTTCTGCCCAAGAGAGTGGTTATTGTCTGTTTATATAAGGGTATGCTTATGCCCACTAGTGTTTTTGTGCTGTTGGTTTATAAGCCAGTCTGATGAATGGGACTTCAAGTACTGGCACTGTTGATCTTATGATGCTATGAatgtcaacgtgtgtgtgtgtgtgtgttgacataatTTGGAAATTGATTACCAACCCCCACCGTGCTCTTTCTCCCAAGCGCctgagttaagtgtgtgtgtgtccttcttaACCTAAAACAGGAAGCGACGACGAGTACAGCGACGACGACGACATGAGTTGGAAGGTGCGTCGGGCGGCGGCCAAGTGCCTGGACGCGGTGGTGAGCACGCGGCACGAGATGCTGCCCGAGTTCTACCGCTCGGTGTCGCCGGCGCTCATCGCCCGCTTCAAGGAGCGCGAGGAGAACGTGAAGGCCGACGTGTTCCACGCCTACCTCTCGCTGCTCAAGCAGACGAGGCCCGCCCAGAGCTGGCTCTGTGACCCCGACGCCATGGAGCAGGGGGAGACTCCGCTCACTATGCTGCAGAGTCAGGTGGGAGTTCACAATAAACGTTTGTGTGCCAGCGCAGAGCTGCTCACCCTGCTTCAGATACAGGTGGGagttcactacacacacacatacctacacacacacacacacacacacacacacccactacacaaaTCTTGCTCACCATGCTGCACAGCCAGGtggtggtacacacacacacacacacacacacacacacacaaaacggtAACATTAGGAttcaacacacacttctacctCTCAGTATTCTGCGGAGCCAAATGTTAGCGTTCAACATCTTCTGAGCCAGGTCGGAGttaaatacacacaagcatacagacacacacagctcaccacACTGTTGAAAGAGAAGTAGGGgttacagaatacacacacacacacacctctcacaaaGCAACATAGCCATGAGAGTTaaaagcatgcacacaacaaacaaaccttatAAACGTCATAAATGTgaccacacacagcagaggtgTGTACGTGCTATACCTGCATACactcgcatacaaacacacacccacagaccacAGATCTACGAGTAAACTGCACATAACTGCACACCTAAGCAgttgcacagacacagattgatatgcacacacagtgaaaaTGCATTCTGTCATGGGAAATTTCGACTTGGGTTGTTGCGCAGCACAAAACACGAACAAGTTCTAGCCTTTCTCTGCATCCATCGAATATATAACACGAAACATGCCAGTGACAATGGTCTGTTTCAGCCATTTTTTTTGCggatgtattgtgtgtgcatatcctGTGTTGGCACATATCTGTCACATGTATGTCTCTTGGTCATGTTTTGCTGAGGCAAAACAATGAGGCAATATATGTTGTTGTGCTTAGTTGAGACTATAAAACATGTATGAAACCAGACCTTGTGGTCTCAGTCCCCATAAAGGGATTTGGACCCTACTAGAATAAATCCCAGAAAATGATTTCGCTGCTCTGCTCTTGTGCCTTCTGTATAGATAAGTTTTAGACTGATGACACATTCAAAGACTGAATACTAATGCTGATTTCCCCTCGCTTCGCTAgtattgatatatatatgtttgtgtgtttgtgtgtttgtgtgtgttgtgtgtgtgtgtgtgtgtgtgtgtgtgtgtgtgtgtgtgtgtgtgtgtgtgtgtgtgtgtgtgtgtgtgtgtgtgtgtgtgtgtgtgtgtgtgtgtgtgtgtaggtgcccATGATCGTGAAGGCTTTGCACAAACAGCTGAAGGAGAAGAGTGTGAAGACTCGCCAGTGCTGCTTTAACATGCTGACTGAGCTTGTCAATGTACTGCCCGGAGcactcacatcacacatccCTGTGCTGGTcccaggtatgcacacacacacacacacacacacacatacgctcccGCCTATACTTATGCCTCTGATCCATCAACCCTTCATCTGCAATGTGAGAACTAGGCCTTCTGGTTTTTCTTCAGCATGCAAATCTCAGTCTGTGCTTGTCAAAATAACAACTTCACTGCCTCCAAATGGGGCTATGACCTTTAAAACATCTCACTCAGAAGCTGCAGCACTGCATAGTTACATAATCAGTCTGATCGGGGCCCTGAAACTCCTCAGGTGGAACATGTCCTGACAGCTTTGGCATTTAGATCTCTGaattcacatactgtatactaatGGCAGGCCTGTGTCAGTCATATAGCAACAGTTTTAGCAAACCCTGAACCGTTTTGATTCAAATTTAGAGATCTAAGAACTAAATATATCATATGAATGACACCTTATTGAATAATGAGTAGAAATAGTCttgttttattgacaatgtTTCAAAAATATATCTGAAATGGAGCTTTGAATTTGGTGTTTATTTGGCTGTGCAGCCCTTAAATGTCATTGAAGGGTCCCCCAAAACGTAACCCACAAAACAAGTCATTAACTAAGGCTCGTTTCTCTTGtgaccctcccccacccctaggAATCATCTTCTCCCTGAACGACAAGTCCAGCTCGTCCAACCTGAAGATCGACGCTCTGTCCTGCCTGTACGTGATCCTGTGCAACCACCAGCCGCATGTCTTCCACCCACACGTGCAGGCGCTGGTGCCGCCGGTGGTGGCCTGCGTGGGCGACCCCTTCTACAAGATCACCTCCGAGGCTCTGCTGGTCACGCAGCAGCTGGTCAAGGTCATCCGGCCGCTGGAGCAGCCGGACGCCTTCGACGCCACGCCCTACATTGGCGACCTTTTCGCCTGCACCATCAAGCGGCTGAAGGCGGCCGACATCGACCAGGAGGTGAAAGAGCGCGCCATCTCCTGCATGGGCCAGATCATCTGCAACCTGGGCGACAGCCTCGGCGCCGACCTCCCCGGCACGCTGCTCATCTTCCTGGAGCGGCTGAAGAACGAGATCACGCGGCTCACCACGGTCAAGGCGCTGACGCTGATCGCCGGCTCGCAGCTGCACATCGACCTGCGGCCCGTGCTGGCCGAGGCCGTGCCCATCCTGGCGTCCTTCCTGCGCAAGAACCAGCGGGCGCTCAAGCTGGGCACGCTGGCGGCGCTGGACATCCTGGTGCAGAGCTACAGCGACAGCGTCACGCCGGCCATGATCGACGCGGTGCTCGCCGAGCTGCCGGCGCTCATCAGCGAAAGCGACATGCACGTGTCGCAGATGGCCATCAGCTTCCTGACCACGTTGGCGCGCGTGCACCCCGAGGCGCTGTCCAAGATCAGCGGCGCCATCCTGACCGAGCTCATGGCGCTGGTGCGCTCGCCGCTGCTGCAGGGCGGCGCGCTGGCCGCCATGCTGGACTTCTTCCAGGCGCTGGTGGGCACCGGCACCGCCAGCCTGGGCTACATGGACCTGCTGCGCATGCTCACGGGCCCCGTGTACGCACAGAGCTCCGCGCTCGCCCACAAGCAGTCGTACTACTCCATCGCCAAGTGCGTGGCGGCGCTGACCCGCGCCTGCCCCAAGGAGGGCCCCGCCGTGGTGGGCCAGTTCATCCAGGACGTGAAGAACTCGCGCTCCACCGACTCGATCCGGCTGCTGGCGCTGCTGGCGCTGGGTGAGGTGGGCCACCACCTGGACCTCAGCGCCCAGCCCGAGCTCAAGGCCGTCATCCTGGATGCGTTCAGCTCGGCCAGCGAGGAGGTGAAGTCGGCGGCGTCGTACGCGCTGGGCAGCATCGCCGTGGGCAACCTGCCCGAGTACCTGCCCTTCGTGCTGCAGGAGATCACGAGCCAGCCCAAGCGGCAGTACCTGCTGCTGCACTCGCTCAAGGAGATCATCAGCTCGGCGGCGGTGGCGGGCCTCAGGCCCTACGTAGAGAGCGTGTGGTCGCTGCTGCTCACGCACTGCGAGTGCACGGAGGAGGGCACGCGCAACGTGGTGGCCGAGTGCCTGGGCAAGCTCACGCT belongs to Clupea harengus unplaced genomic scaffold, Ch_v2.0.2, whole genome shotgun sequence and includes:
- the cand1 gene encoding cullin-associated NEDD8-dissociated protein 1 isoform X2; translation: MASASYHISNLLEKMTSSDKDFRFMATNDLMSELQKDSIKLDDDSERKVVKMILKLLEDKNGEVQNLAVKCLGPLVSKVKEYQVETIVDTLCTNMLSDKEQLRDISSIGLKTVIGELPPASSGSALAASVCKKITGRLTSAIAKQEDVSVQLEALDIMADMLSRQGGLLVNFHPSILSCLLPQLTSPRLAVRKRTIIALGHLVMSCGNLVFVDLIEHLLSELSRNDSMSTTRTYIQCIAAISRQAGHRIGEYLEKIIPLVVKFCNVDDDELREYCIQAFESFVRRCPKEVYPHVPTIISICLKYLTYDPNYNYDDEDEDENAMDADGADEDYQGSDDEYSDDDDMSWKVRRAAAKCLDAVVSTRHEMLPEFYRSVSPALIARFKEREENVKADVFHAYLSLLKQTRPAQSWLCDPDAMEQGETPLTMLQSQVPMIVKALHKQLKEKSVKTRQCCFNMLTELVNVLPGALTSHIPVLVPGIIFSLNDKSSSSNLKIDALSCLYVILCNHQPHVFHPHVQALVPPVVACVGDPFYKITSEALLVTQQLVKVIRPLEQPDAFDATPYIGDLFACTIKRLKAADIDQEVKERAISCMGQIICNLGDSLGADLPGTLLIFLERLKNEITRLTTVKALTLIAGSQLHIDLRPVLAEAVPILASFLRKNQRALKLGTLAALDILVQSYSDSVTPAMIDAVLAELPALISESDMHVSQMAISFLTTLARVHPEALSKISGAILTELMALVRSPLLQGGALAAMLDFFQALVGTGTASLGYMDLLRMLTGPVYAQSSALAHKQSYYSIAKCVAALTRACPKEGPAVVGQFIQDVKNSRSTDSIRLLALLALGEVGHHLDLSAQPELKAVILDAFSSASEEVKSAASYALGSIAVGNLPEYLPFVLQEITSQPKRQYLLLHSLKEIISSAAVAGLRPYVESVWSLLLTHCECTEEGTRNVVAECLGKLTLIDPETLLPRLKGYLLSGSSYARSSVVTAVKFTISDHPQTIDPLLKNCIGDFLKTLEDPDLNVRRVALVTFNSAAHNKPSLIRDLLDTVLPHLYNETKVRKELIREVEMGPFKHTVDDGLDIRKAAFECMYTLLDSCLDRLDIFEFLNHVEDGLKDHYDIKMLTFLMLARLSSLCPSAVLQRLDRLVEPLRATCTTKVKANSVKQEFEKQDELKRSAMRAVAALLTIPEAEKSPLMSEFQSQISANPELAAIFDSIQRDSTSANMESMDTS
- the cand1 gene encoding cullin-associated NEDD8-dissociated protein 1 isoform X1, producing the protein MASASYHISNLLEKMTSSDKDFRFMATNDLMSELQKDSIKLDDDSERKVVKMILKLLEDKNGEVQNLAVKCLGPLVSKVKEYQVETIVDTLCTNMLSDKEQLRDISSIGLKTVIGELPPASSGSALAASVCKKITGRLTSAIAKQEDVSVQLEALDIMADMLSRQGGLLVNFHPSILSCLLPQLTSPRLAVRKRTIIALGHLVMSCGNLVFVDLIEHLLSELSRNDSMSTTRTYIQCIAAISRQAGHRIGEYLEKIIPLVVKFCNVDDDELREYCIQAFESFVRRCPKEVYPHVPTIISICLKYLTYDPNYNYDDEDEDENAMDADGADEDYQGSDDEYSDDDDMSWKVRRAAAKCLDAVVSTRHEMLPEFYRSVSPALIARFKEREENVKADVFHAYLSLLKQTRPAQSWLCDPDAMEQGETPLTMLQSQVGVHNKRLCASAELLTLLQIQVPMIVKALHKQLKEKSVKTRQCCFNMLTELVNVLPGALTSHIPVLVPGIIFSLNDKSSSSNLKIDALSCLYVILCNHQPHVFHPHVQALVPPVVACVGDPFYKITSEALLVTQQLVKVIRPLEQPDAFDATPYIGDLFACTIKRLKAADIDQEVKERAISCMGQIICNLGDSLGADLPGTLLIFLERLKNEITRLTTVKALTLIAGSQLHIDLRPVLAEAVPILASFLRKNQRALKLGTLAALDILVQSYSDSVTPAMIDAVLAELPALISESDMHVSQMAISFLTTLARVHPEALSKISGAILTELMALVRSPLLQGGALAAMLDFFQALVGTGTASLGYMDLLRMLTGPVYAQSSALAHKQSYYSIAKCVAALTRACPKEGPAVVGQFIQDVKNSRSTDSIRLLALLALGEVGHHLDLSAQPELKAVILDAFSSASEEVKSAASYALGSIAVGNLPEYLPFVLQEITSQPKRQYLLLHSLKEIISSAAVAGLRPYVESVWSLLLTHCECTEEGTRNVVAECLGKLTLIDPETLLPRLKGYLLSGSSYARSSVVTAVKFTISDHPQTIDPLLKNCIGDFLKTLEDPDLNVRRVALVTFNSAAHNKPSLIRDLLDTVLPHLYNETKVRKELIREVEMGPFKHTVDDGLDIRKAAFECMYTLLDSCLDRLDIFEFLNHVEDGLKDHYDIKMLTFLMLARLSSLCPSAVLQRLDRLVEPLRATCTTKVKANSVKQEFEKQDELKRSAMRAVAALLTIPEAEKSPLMSEFQSQISANPELAAIFDSIQRDSTSANMESMDTS